Proteins from a genomic interval of Colletes latitarsis isolate SP2378_abdomen chromosome 12, iyColLati1, whole genome shotgun sequence:
- the LOC143348704 gene encoding uncharacterized protein LOC143348704 isoform X2, translating to MNSPLDQDIKEFRFTDQRNICKDDTKVDDLQKFGEQIDDQKLIFDLPSPLLSCEICGEQFVSKKQLRSHIHTHLGRARVVLRRITNLKAVKKKHSSTYWLDPKKKGSLKLTLKKQNFSDTLKLKFRKSSESEDFTVVNSNINLGTENYHQGDVAGAKENDQRHDNDSESSIDQPFENVMVEQQDEYGNTKFNNDDHNPLEENDRPSIDVNEGDSGVGSDMANPSEKEDQNVDDLQGTDQYDNSEKRLSETEDHEESDALEATCRETIENLKKLGEQSGSRSMSQLIDNSGIEEDDDREPESNMIHDLEENPAISIISKSSTFSNHSADCTTVCEDEDKPEESAEGTTGFNWNQLSTNLSNKNNVISKENEEQSEHRGDNNIESAGSLLQNLIEHQRHNQNDTLANNLPSETEYVSLEKLAETVSTCRVCNEKFKDIAHLDEHRSKVGHYQCNVPECINLIFHSPLEVSMHKAQMHGTPLSPSVSQLSPHLNTNSPHLNQNSPQLSQASPQLNTHSPHAVSMESPNTPNSQQINRNSPLTSPHQTNSPTYNTVASTGQQIIPPVNFEQLPAPVQQLAQQVQRMPLPQTQMAPSLAPGANTMIPGPNYFVQPPGRPPLYRVPGPQGMHYPPHIAHMYQQYGPGPYSQMSAPPPQMHPQLSQQISRGRYPTVAQSSRAPRAPQTGPAPRQRMKRPMQQSLQVQQQNNSAMKQRRMDVLLPDRNEDADCHVIAQQKRNDGVPVIQNVQGATTQQTNRNDSTIHLTDSITLSVRQPAQVQNTSGTGGKKSDAKAVANVLAARGITVTPAANKNKTSEQNKQQILSQQQRTMPSQQPLNVTALNLNSAISIIPASSQKKQQEQSQFAVPQNKQNKTAVNEVERPPRPPTVDLTQDGPSQVPVVRRGRPPRALLTCQVCDKNFQNQELLTQHMATHRASSKLLHKCNLCPAQYPTAQALITHKQAYHKEVDTVAQNGGAELALPVVDLKSPHVLNRLSNLGIQSYIPLAQLSAQTGGYFGLPIITIDGARNPNTFNLGALGATSILSLGPLKHLSNSAGFRQVHALQESALINILYSY from the exons ATGAACAGTCCATTAGATCAAGATATTAAGGAATTTAGGTTTACGGACCAAAGGAATATTTGTAAAGACGACACAAAAGTGGATGATTTACAAAAATTTG GTGAACAAATTGACGATCAAAAGTTAATATTCGATTTACCATCTCCTTTATTGAGTTGTGAAATTTGTGGGGAACAGTTTGTATCCAAAAAGCAACTACGTTCTCACATACATACTCATTTAGGAAGAGCACGCGTAGTTCTGAGGAGGATTACGAATCTAAAAGCTGTAAAAAAGAAGCACAGTAGTACATATTGGCTAGATCCAAAGAAAAAGGGGTCTCTGAAATTGACATTAAAGAAACAGAACTTCTCTGATACTCTGAAGCTCAAGTTCAGAAAGTCATCAGAGTCGGAAGACTTTACTGTTGTAAATAGCAATATTAATCTGGGTACAGAGAACTATCATCAAGGAGACGTGGCTGGGGCAAAGGAGAATGATCAAAGACACGACAATGATTCAGAAAGTTCAATCGACCAACCGTTTGAAAACGTGATGGTAGAACAACAG GATGAATATGGGAACACTAAATTTAATAACGATGATCATAATCCATTGGAAGAAAATGATAGGCCATCCATAGATGTAAATGAAGGTGATTCGGGGGTAGGGAGTGATATGGCAAATCCATCTGAAAAGGAGGATCAAAATGTTGATGATCTGCAAGGTACAGACCAATATGATAATTCAGAAAAAAGACTCTCAGAGACAGAAGATCACGAAGAATCAGATGCATTGGAAGCAACGTGTCGGGAAACAATTGAAAACCTAAAGAAGCTTGGTGAACAATCTGG ATCTAGATCTATGAGTCAATTAATCGACAATTCAGGAATTGAAGAGGATGACGATAGGGAACCTGAATCTAACATGATACATGATTTAGAAGAGAATCCAGCTATTAGTATTATTTCTAAGTCTTCTACATTTTCCAATCACTCGGCAGATTGTACGACAGTATGCGAAGATGAAGATAAACCTGAAGAATCGGCGGAAGGAACAACAGGCTTCAATTGGAACCAATTATCTACTAACTTGTCTAATAAGAACAATGTGATTTCCAAAGAAAACGAGGAACAGTCTGAACATAGGGGTGACAATAATATCGAAAGTGCTGGATCTCTTTTACAAAATTTGATAGAACATCAACGACATAATCAAAATGACACGTTAGCGAATAATTTACCGTCGGAAACGGAATATGTTTCACTCGAAAAGCTGGCTGAAACTGTTAGTACCTGTCGCGTCTGTAATGAGAAATTTAAAGATATCGCTCATCTAGACGAGCATCGAAGTAAAGTTGGTCATTATCAGTGCAATGTTCCAGAATGTATTAATCTTATTTTTCATTCGCCGTTGGAAGTTTCTATGCATAAAGCTCAAATGCATGGAACTCCTCTTTCTCCGAGCGTGAGCCAGTTGTCGCCCCATTTAAATACCAATTCGCCTCATTTGAATCAGAATTCACCCCAATTGAGTCAGGCATCGCCTCAATTGAATACACATTCTCCTCATGCAGTATCAATGGAATCTCCAAACACACCAAATTCGCAACAAATAAATCGGAATTCTCCGTTAACTTCTCCGCATCAAACGAATTCTCCTACATATAATACAGTAGCTAGCACTGGACAACAGATAATACCACCTGTTAATTTTGAACAATTACCTgcacctgttcaacaattagCTCAACAAGTGCAACGTATGCCTCTTCCACAAACGCAAATGGCACCAAGTCTCGCGCCAGGTGCTAACACAATGATCCCTGGACCAAATTACTTTGTACAACCACCAGGAAGGCCACCGCTATATAGAGTTCCTGGTCCACagggcatgcattatcctcctcATATAGCACACATGTACCAGCAATATGGACCAGGTCCATATTCGCAAATGTCTGCACCGCCACCTCAAATGCATCCTCAATTGTCtcaacaaatttcacgtggaagGTATCCTACTGTTGCACAAAGTAGTCG AGCACCACGTGCTCCACAAACCGGACCAGCTCCGCGGCAACGTATGAAACGTCCTATGCAACAATCGTTGCAAGTACAGCAACAGAATAATTCTGCTATGAAACAACGACGAATGGATGTTTTATTACCAGATAGAAACGAAGACGCGGATTGTCATGTTATCGCGCAACAAAAGAGAAATGACGGTGTGCCCGTCATACAGAACGTTCAAGGCGCCACTACCCAACAGACGAATAGAAATGATTCTACGATACATCTTACAGATTCTATAACGCTTAGTGTACGACAACCAG CTCAAGTGCAGAACACATCAGGTACTGGCGGCAAGAAGTCCGATGCAAAGGCTGTGGCTAATGTACTGGCAGCCAGAGGTATTACTGTTACTCCAgcagcaaataaaaataaaacaagcgAACAAAACAAACAGCAGATACTTTCACAGCAACAAAGGACCATGCCTTCACAGCAGCCTTTAAATGTTACAGCGCTCAATCTGAATTCTGCTATTTCTATAATACCAGCTAGTTCGCAAAAAAAGCAACAGGAACAAAGTCAGTTTGCCGTTCCTCAGAACAAACAAAACAAAACAGCTGTGAACGAAGTGGAAAGACCACCGAGACCACCTACTGTTGACTTAACGCAGGACGGTCCATCGCAAGTACCAGTGGTGAGACGTGGAAGACCTCCACG AGCGTTACTCACTTGCCAAGTGTGCGACAAGAATTTTCAGAATCAAGAATTATTAACGCAACACATGGCTACGCATCGTGCGTCGAGTAAATTACTCCACAA GTGTAATCTTTGTCCTGCTCAATATCCGACAGCTCAGGCGCTGATAACGCACAAACAAGCGTATCATAAGGAGGTTGATACTGTAGCACAAAACGGTGGTGCAGAATTAGCATTGCCGGTTGTAGATTTAAAGTCTCCTCACGTGTTGAATCGTTTGTCAAACCTCGGTATACAAAGCTACATACCGCTGGCGCAACTTAGCGCTCAAACGGGTGGTTATTTCGGATTACCGATAATTACGATAGACGGTGCAAGGAATCCTAATACTTTTAATTTAGGTGCACTTGGTGCTACTTCTATTCTAAGTCTGGGTCCTCTTAAACATTTGTCAAACAG
- the LOC143348704 gene encoding uncharacterized protein LOC143348704 isoform X5, with amino-acid sequence MNSPLDQDIKEFRFTDQRNICKDDTKVDDLQKFGEQIDDQKLIFDLPSPLLSCEICGEQFVSKKQLRSHIHTHLGRARVVLRRITNLKAVKKKHSSTYWLDPKKKGSLKLTLKKQNFSDTLKLKFRKSSESEDFTVVNSNINLGTENYHQGDVAGAKENDQRHDNDSESSIDQPFENVMVEQQDEYGNTKFNNDDHNPLEENDRPSIDVNEGDSGVGSDMANPSEKEDQNVDDLQGTDQYDNSEKRLSETEDHEESDALEATCRETIENLKKLGEQSGSRSMSQLIDNSGIEEDDDREPESNMIHDLEENPAISIISKSSTFSNHSADCTTVCEDEDKPEESAEGTTGFNWNQLSTNLSNKNNVISKENEEQSEHRGDNNIESAGSLLQNLIEHQRHNQNDTLANNLPSETEYVSLEKLAETVSTCRVCNEKFKDIAHLDEHRSKVGHYQCNVPECINLIFHSPLEVSMHKAQMHGTPLSPSVSQLSPHLNTNSPHLNQNSPQLSQASPQLNTHSPHAVSMESPNTPNSQQINRNSPLTSPHQTNSPTYNTVASTGQQIIPPVNFEQLPAPVQQLAQQVQRMPLPQTQMAPSLAPGANTMIPGPNYFVQPPGRPPLYRVPGPQGMHYPPHIAHMYQQYGPGPYSQMSAPPPQMHPQLSQQISRGRYPTVAQSSRAPRAPQTGPAPRQRMKRPMQQSLQVQQQNNSAMKQRRMDVLLPDRNEDADCHVIAQQKRNDGVPVIQNVQGATTQQTNRNDSTIHLTDSITLSVRQPAQVQNTSGTGGKKSDAKAVANVLAARALNLNSAISIIPASSQKKQQEQSQFAVPQNKQNKTAVNEVERPPRPPTVDLTQDGPSQVPVVRRGRPPRALLTCQVCDKNFQNQELLTQHMATHRASSKLLHKCNLCPAQYPTAQALITHKQAYHKEVDTVAQNGGAELALPVVDLKSPHVLNRLSNLGIQSYIPLAQLSAQTGGYFGLPIITIDGARNPNTFNLGALGATSILSLGPLKHLSNSAGFRQVHALQESALINILYSY; translated from the exons ATGAACAGTCCATTAGATCAAGATATTAAGGAATTTAGGTTTACGGACCAAAGGAATATTTGTAAAGACGACACAAAAGTGGATGATTTACAAAAATTTG GTGAACAAATTGACGATCAAAAGTTAATATTCGATTTACCATCTCCTTTATTGAGTTGTGAAATTTGTGGGGAACAGTTTGTATCCAAAAAGCAACTACGTTCTCACATACATACTCATTTAGGAAGAGCACGCGTAGTTCTGAGGAGGATTACGAATCTAAAAGCTGTAAAAAAGAAGCACAGTAGTACATATTGGCTAGATCCAAAGAAAAAGGGGTCTCTGAAATTGACATTAAAGAAACAGAACTTCTCTGATACTCTGAAGCTCAAGTTCAGAAAGTCATCAGAGTCGGAAGACTTTACTGTTGTAAATAGCAATATTAATCTGGGTACAGAGAACTATCATCAAGGAGACGTGGCTGGGGCAAAGGAGAATGATCAAAGACACGACAATGATTCAGAAAGTTCAATCGACCAACCGTTTGAAAACGTGATGGTAGAACAACAG GATGAATATGGGAACACTAAATTTAATAACGATGATCATAATCCATTGGAAGAAAATGATAGGCCATCCATAGATGTAAATGAAGGTGATTCGGGGGTAGGGAGTGATATGGCAAATCCATCTGAAAAGGAGGATCAAAATGTTGATGATCTGCAAGGTACAGACCAATATGATAATTCAGAAAAAAGACTCTCAGAGACAGAAGATCACGAAGAATCAGATGCATTGGAAGCAACGTGTCGGGAAACAATTGAAAACCTAAAGAAGCTTGGTGAACAATCTGG ATCTAGATCTATGAGTCAATTAATCGACAATTCAGGAATTGAAGAGGATGACGATAGGGAACCTGAATCTAACATGATACATGATTTAGAAGAGAATCCAGCTATTAGTATTATTTCTAAGTCTTCTACATTTTCCAATCACTCGGCAGATTGTACGACAGTATGCGAAGATGAAGATAAACCTGAAGAATCGGCGGAAGGAACAACAGGCTTCAATTGGAACCAATTATCTACTAACTTGTCTAATAAGAACAATGTGATTTCCAAAGAAAACGAGGAACAGTCTGAACATAGGGGTGACAATAATATCGAAAGTGCTGGATCTCTTTTACAAAATTTGATAGAACATCAACGACATAATCAAAATGACACGTTAGCGAATAATTTACCGTCGGAAACGGAATATGTTTCACTCGAAAAGCTGGCTGAAACTGTTAGTACCTGTCGCGTCTGTAATGAGAAATTTAAAGATATCGCTCATCTAGACGAGCATCGAAGTAAAGTTGGTCATTATCAGTGCAATGTTCCAGAATGTATTAATCTTATTTTTCATTCGCCGTTGGAAGTTTCTATGCATAAAGCTCAAATGCATGGAACTCCTCTTTCTCCGAGCGTGAGCCAGTTGTCGCCCCATTTAAATACCAATTCGCCTCATTTGAATCAGAATTCACCCCAATTGAGTCAGGCATCGCCTCAATTGAATACACATTCTCCTCATGCAGTATCAATGGAATCTCCAAACACACCAAATTCGCAACAAATAAATCGGAATTCTCCGTTAACTTCTCCGCATCAAACGAATTCTCCTACATATAATACAGTAGCTAGCACTGGACAACAGATAATACCACCTGTTAATTTTGAACAATTACCTgcacctgttcaacaattagCTCAACAAGTGCAACGTATGCCTCTTCCACAAACGCAAATGGCACCAAGTCTCGCGCCAGGTGCTAACACAATGATCCCTGGACCAAATTACTTTGTACAACCACCAGGAAGGCCACCGCTATATAGAGTTCCTGGTCCACagggcatgcattatcctcctcATATAGCACACATGTACCAGCAATATGGACCAGGTCCATATTCGCAAATGTCTGCACCGCCACCTCAAATGCATCCTCAATTGTCtcaacaaatttcacgtggaagGTATCCTACTGTTGCACAAAGTAGTCG AGCACCACGTGCTCCACAAACCGGACCAGCTCCGCGGCAACGTATGAAACGTCCTATGCAACAATCGTTGCAAGTACAGCAACAGAATAATTCTGCTATGAAACAACGACGAATGGATGTTTTATTACCAGATAGAAACGAAGACGCGGATTGTCATGTTATCGCGCAACAAAAGAGAAATGACGGTGTGCCCGTCATACAGAACGTTCAAGGCGCCACTACCCAACAGACGAATAGAAATGATTCTACGATACATCTTACAGATTCTATAACGCTTAGTGTACGACAACCAG CTCAAGTGCAGAACACATCAGGTACTGGCGGCAAGAAGTCCGATGCAAAGGCTGTGGCTAATGTACTGGCAGCCAGAG CGCTCAATCTGAATTCTGCTATTTCTATAATACCAGCTAGTTCGCAAAAAAAGCAACAGGAACAAAGTCAGTTTGCCGTTCCTCAGAACAAACAAAACAAAACAGCTGTGAACGAAGTGGAAAGACCACCGAGACCACCTACTGTTGACTTAACGCAGGACGGTCCATCGCAAGTACCAGTGGTGAGACGTGGAAGACCTCCACG AGCGTTACTCACTTGCCAAGTGTGCGACAAGAATTTTCAGAATCAAGAATTATTAACGCAACACATGGCTACGCATCGTGCGTCGAGTAAATTACTCCACAA GTGTAATCTTTGTCCTGCTCAATATCCGACAGCTCAGGCGCTGATAACGCACAAACAAGCGTATCATAAGGAGGTTGATACTGTAGCACAAAACGGTGGTGCAGAATTAGCATTGCCGGTTGTAGATTTAAAGTCTCCTCACGTGTTGAATCGTTTGTCAAACCTCGGTATACAAAGCTACATACCGCTGGCGCAACTTAGCGCTCAAACGGGTGGTTATTTCGGATTACCGATAATTACGATAGACGGTGCAAGGAATCCTAATACTTTTAATTTAGGTGCACTTGGTGCTACTTCTATTCTAAGTCTGGGTCCTCTTAAACATTTGTCAAACAG
- the LOC143348704 gene encoding uncharacterized protein LOC143348704 isoform X4 gives MNSPLDQDIKEFRFTDQRNICKDDTKVDDLQKFGEQIDDQKLIFDLPSPLLSCEICGEQFVSKKQLRSHIHTHLGRARVVLRRITNLKAVKKKHSSTYWLDPKKKGSLKLTLKKQNFSDTLKLKFRKSSESEDFTVVNSNINLGTENYHQGDVAGAKENDQRHDNDSESSIDQPFENVMVEQQDEYGNTKFNNDDHNPLEENDRPSIDVNEGDSGVGSDMANPSEKEDQNVDDLQGTDQYDNSEKRLSETEDHEESDALEATCRETIENLKKLGEQSGSRSMSQLIDNSGIEEDDDREPESNMIHDLEENPAISIISKSSTFSNHSADCTTVCEDEDKPEESAEGTTGFNWNQLSTNLSNKNNVISKENEEQSEHRGDNNIESAGSLLQNLIEHQRHNQNDTLANNLPSETEYVSLEKLAETVSTCRVCNEKFKDIAHLDEHRSKVGHYQCNVPECINLIFHSPLEVSMHKAQMHGTPLSPSVSQLSPHLNTNSPHLNQNSPQLSQASPQLNTHSPHAVSMESPNTPNSQQINRNSPLTSPHQTNSPTYNTVASTGQQIIPPVNFEQLPAPVQQLAQQVQRMPLPQTQMAPSLAPGANTMIPGPNYFVQPPGRPPLYRVPGPQGMHYPPHIAHMYQQYGPGPYSQMSAPPPQMHPQLSQQISRGRYPTVAQSSRAPRAPQTGPAPRQRMKRPMQQSLQVQQQNNSAMKQRRMDVLLPDRNEDADCHVIAQQKRNDGVPVIQNVQGATTQQTNRNDSTIHLTDSITLSVRQPGSAPAQVQNTSGTGGKKSDAKAVANVLAARALNLNSAISIIPASSQKKQQEQSQFAVPQNKQNKTAVNEVERPPRPPTVDLTQDGPSQVPVVRRGRPPRALLTCQVCDKNFQNQELLTQHMATHRASSKLLHKCNLCPAQYPTAQALITHKQAYHKEVDTVAQNGGAELALPVVDLKSPHVLNRLSNLGIQSYIPLAQLSAQTGGYFGLPIITIDGARNPNTFNLGALGATSILSLGPLKHLSNSAGFRQVHALQESALINILYSY, from the exons ATGAACAGTCCATTAGATCAAGATATTAAGGAATTTAGGTTTACGGACCAAAGGAATATTTGTAAAGACGACACAAAAGTGGATGATTTACAAAAATTTG GTGAACAAATTGACGATCAAAAGTTAATATTCGATTTACCATCTCCTTTATTGAGTTGTGAAATTTGTGGGGAACAGTTTGTATCCAAAAAGCAACTACGTTCTCACATACATACTCATTTAGGAAGAGCACGCGTAGTTCTGAGGAGGATTACGAATCTAAAAGCTGTAAAAAAGAAGCACAGTAGTACATATTGGCTAGATCCAAAGAAAAAGGGGTCTCTGAAATTGACATTAAAGAAACAGAACTTCTCTGATACTCTGAAGCTCAAGTTCAGAAAGTCATCAGAGTCGGAAGACTTTACTGTTGTAAATAGCAATATTAATCTGGGTACAGAGAACTATCATCAAGGAGACGTGGCTGGGGCAAAGGAGAATGATCAAAGACACGACAATGATTCAGAAAGTTCAATCGACCAACCGTTTGAAAACGTGATGGTAGAACAACAG GATGAATATGGGAACACTAAATTTAATAACGATGATCATAATCCATTGGAAGAAAATGATAGGCCATCCATAGATGTAAATGAAGGTGATTCGGGGGTAGGGAGTGATATGGCAAATCCATCTGAAAAGGAGGATCAAAATGTTGATGATCTGCAAGGTACAGACCAATATGATAATTCAGAAAAAAGACTCTCAGAGACAGAAGATCACGAAGAATCAGATGCATTGGAAGCAACGTGTCGGGAAACAATTGAAAACCTAAAGAAGCTTGGTGAACAATCTGG ATCTAGATCTATGAGTCAATTAATCGACAATTCAGGAATTGAAGAGGATGACGATAGGGAACCTGAATCTAACATGATACATGATTTAGAAGAGAATCCAGCTATTAGTATTATTTCTAAGTCTTCTACATTTTCCAATCACTCGGCAGATTGTACGACAGTATGCGAAGATGAAGATAAACCTGAAGAATCGGCGGAAGGAACAACAGGCTTCAATTGGAACCAATTATCTACTAACTTGTCTAATAAGAACAATGTGATTTCCAAAGAAAACGAGGAACAGTCTGAACATAGGGGTGACAATAATATCGAAAGTGCTGGATCTCTTTTACAAAATTTGATAGAACATCAACGACATAATCAAAATGACACGTTAGCGAATAATTTACCGTCGGAAACGGAATATGTTTCACTCGAAAAGCTGGCTGAAACTGTTAGTACCTGTCGCGTCTGTAATGAGAAATTTAAAGATATCGCTCATCTAGACGAGCATCGAAGTAAAGTTGGTCATTATCAGTGCAATGTTCCAGAATGTATTAATCTTATTTTTCATTCGCCGTTGGAAGTTTCTATGCATAAAGCTCAAATGCATGGAACTCCTCTTTCTCCGAGCGTGAGCCAGTTGTCGCCCCATTTAAATACCAATTCGCCTCATTTGAATCAGAATTCACCCCAATTGAGTCAGGCATCGCCTCAATTGAATACACATTCTCCTCATGCAGTATCAATGGAATCTCCAAACACACCAAATTCGCAACAAATAAATCGGAATTCTCCGTTAACTTCTCCGCATCAAACGAATTCTCCTACATATAATACAGTAGCTAGCACTGGACAACAGATAATACCACCTGTTAATTTTGAACAATTACCTgcacctgttcaacaattagCTCAACAAGTGCAACGTATGCCTCTTCCACAAACGCAAATGGCACCAAGTCTCGCGCCAGGTGCTAACACAATGATCCCTGGACCAAATTACTTTGTACAACCACCAGGAAGGCCACCGCTATATAGAGTTCCTGGTCCACagggcatgcattatcctcctcATATAGCACACATGTACCAGCAATATGGACCAGGTCCATATTCGCAAATGTCTGCACCGCCACCTCAAATGCATCCTCAATTGTCtcaacaaatttcacgtggaagGTATCCTACTGTTGCACAAAGTAGTCG AGCACCACGTGCTCCACAAACCGGACCAGCTCCGCGGCAACGTATGAAACGTCCTATGCAACAATCGTTGCAAGTACAGCAACAGAATAATTCTGCTATGAAACAACGACGAATGGATGTTTTATTACCAGATAGAAACGAAGACGCGGATTGTCATGTTATCGCGCAACAAAAGAGAAATGACGGTGTGCCCGTCATACAGAACGTTCAAGGCGCCACTACCCAACAGACGAATAGAAATGATTCTACGATACATCTTACAGATTCTATAACGCTTAGTGTACGACAACCAG GTTCCGCTCCAGCTCAAGTGCAGAACACATCAGGTACTGGCGGCAAGAAGTCCGATGCAAAGGCTGTGGCTAATGTACTGGCAGCCAGAG CGCTCAATCTGAATTCTGCTATTTCTATAATACCAGCTAGTTCGCAAAAAAAGCAACAGGAACAAAGTCAGTTTGCCGTTCCTCAGAACAAACAAAACAAAACAGCTGTGAACGAAGTGGAAAGACCACCGAGACCACCTACTGTTGACTTAACGCAGGACGGTCCATCGCAAGTACCAGTGGTGAGACGTGGAAGACCTCCACG AGCGTTACTCACTTGCCAAGTGTGCGACAAGAATTTTCAGAATCAAGAATTATTAACGCAACACATGGCTACGCATCGTGCGTCGAGTAAATTACTCCACAA GTGTAATCTTTGTCCTGCTCAATATCCGACAGCTCAGGCGCTGATAACGCACAAACAAGCGTATCATAAGGAGGTTGATACTGTAGCACAAAACGGTGGTGCAGAATTAGCATTGCCGGTTGTAGATTTAAAGTCTCCTCACGTGTTGAATCGTTTGTCAAACCTCGGTATACAAAGCTACATACCGCTGGCGCAACTTAGCGCTCAAACGGGTGGTTATTTCGGATTACCGATAATTACGATAGACGGTGCAAGGAATCCTAATACTTTTAATTTAGGTGCACTTGGTGCTACTTCTATTCTAAGTCTGGGTCCTCTTAAACATTTGTCAAACAG